The Euphorbia lathyris chromosome 2, ddEupLath1.1, whole genome shotgun sequence genome includes a window with the following:
- the LOC136216894 gene encoding serine/threonine-protein kinase BSK3-like isoform X1: MGGQCCKLSPCCSDSQFKAAAVVEASEAVGNEEIDYLPGFREFSFEQLKNATSGFAVENIVSEHGEKAPNVVYKGKLENQRRIAIKRFNAMAWPDARQFLEEARAVGQLRNRRLVNLLGCCCEDDERLLVAEYLPNETLAKHLFHWETQPMKWAMRLRVALHLAEALDHCTTKGRALYHDLHAYRILFDEDCNPRLSSFGLMKNSRDGKSYSTNLAFTPPEYLRTGRVTPESVVYSFGTLLVDLLSGKHIPPSHALDLIRDRNLQMLTDSCLEGRFSDVDGTELLRLAARCLQYELRERPSWKLLVAALSPLQKETEVPSHSLMGIRNSTSLSLTPLGEACSRKDLTAIHEILESIGYKDDEGVANELSFQMWTEEMKESLTFKKKGDFAFKQKDYRDAIDCYTQFIDAGTMVSPTLFARRSLSFLMADMAQEALSDAMQVQVISPVWYVASYLQAVALTGLGMENEAQVALKEGTNLEAQKNETCDQK, encoded by the exons ATGGGGGGACAGTGTTGTAAGCTCAGTCCATGTTGTTCAGATTCACAATTTAAGGCAGCAGCAGTTGTCGAAGCTTCTGAAGCTGTCG GGAATGAAGAAATTGATTATTTGCCTGGTTTCAGAGAGTTCAGCTTTGAGCAGTTAAAGAATGCAACTTCAGGATTTGCAGTTGAAAACATAGTGTCTGAACATGGTGAGAAAGCTCCTAATGTTGTTTATAAAGGCAAGTTGGAAAACCAGAGGAGAATTGCTATTAAGAGATTTAATGCAATGGCTTGGCCTGATGCTCGTCAATTCTTG GAGGAAGCAAGAGCAGTTGGTCAGCTTAGAAACCGGAGATTGGTAAATTTGCTTGGTTGTTGctgtgaagatgatgaaaggttACTTGTAGCTGAATATCTCCCCAATGAGACTCTTGCAAAGCATCTTTTTCATT GGGAAACGCAACCGATGAAATGGGCGATGAGATTAAGGGTTGCCTTGCATCTAGCAGAAGCTCTAGACCACTGTACAACCAAAGGACGAGCTCTTTATCATGATCTTCATGCTTACAGAATTTTATTCGATGAG GATTGTAATCCAAGATTATCAAGCTTTGGTCTCATGAAAAACAGCAGAGATGGAAAAAGTTATAGTActaatctagcatttacacctCCTGAGTATTTGAGAACTG GGAGAGTAACACCAGAAAGTGTAGTATATAGCTTTGGTACCCTTTTGGTTGATCTTCTTAGTGGAAAACATATCCCTCCAAGCCAT GCTTTAGACTTAATACGAGACAGAAATCTTCAAATGTTGACAGATTCTTGCCTAGAAGGGCGGTTTTCGGATGTTGATGGAACTGAATTGCTACGCTTAGCTGCCCGGTGTTTACAATATGAACTACGAGAAAGACCGAGTTGGAAGTTATTAGTAGCTGCCCTATCTCCTCTTCAGAAAGAGACTGAA GTTCCTTCGCATTCGTTAATGGGTATTCGAAACAGTACTTCACTCTCGTTGACTCCGCTCGGGGAGGCGTGCTCAAGAAAGGACCTGACGGCCATACATGAAATTCTGGAGAGCATTGGTTATAAAGACGACGAAGGAGTTGCGAATGAG CTCTCCTTCCAAATGTGGACAGAAGAAATGAAGGAAAGTCTAacttttaagaaaaagggtgATTTTGCTTTCAAGCAGAAAGATTACAGAGATGCTATTGATTGTTATACACAG TTCATTGATGCCGGAACCATGGTTTCTCCGACGCTATTTGCGCGGCGGAGCCTATCATTTCTCATGGCGGACATGGCGCAAGAAGCTCTAAGTGATGCAATGCAAGTTCAAGTAATTTCTCCGGTATGGTATGTTGCATCTTATCTCCAGGCTGTTGCTCTTACTGGATTAGGAATGGAAAATGAAGCACAAGTTGCACTCAAAGAGGGCACAAATCTTGAAGCTCAAAAGAATGAAACCTGTGACCAGAAATGA
- the LOC136216894 gene encoding serine/threonine-protein kinase BSK3-like isoform X2: MVRKLLMLFIKEEARAVGQLRNRRLVNLLGCCCEDDERLLVAEYLPNETLAKHLFHWETQPMKWAMRLRVALHLAEALDHCTTKGRALYHDLHAYRILFDEDCNPRLSSFGLMKNSRDGKSYSTNLAFTPPEYLRTGRVTPESVVYSFGTLLVDLLSGKHIPPSHALDLIRDRNLQMLTDSCLEGRFSDVDGTELLRLAARCLQYELRERPSWKLLVAALSPLQKETEVPSHSLMGIRNSTSLSLTPLGEACSRKDLTAIHEILESIGYKDDEGVANELSFQMWTEEMKESLTFKKKGDFAFKQKDYRDAIDCYTQFIDAGTMVSPTLFARRSLSFLMADMAQEALSDAMQVQVISPVWYVASYLQAVALTGLGMENEAQVALKEGTNLEAQKNETCDQK, encoded by the exons ATGGTGAGAAAGCTCCTAATGTTGTTTATAAAG GAGGAAGCAAGAGCAGTTGGTCAGCTTAGAAACCGGAGATTGGTAAATTTGCTTGGTTGTTGctgtgaagatgatgaaaggttACTTGTAGCTGAATATCTCCCCAATGAGACTCTTGCAAAGCATCTTTTTCATT GGGAAACGCAACCGATGAAATGGGCGATGAGATTAAGGGTTGCCTTGCATCTAGCAGAAGCTCTAGACCACTGTACAACCAAAGGACGAGCTCTTTATCATGATCTTCATGCTTACAGAATTTTATTCGATGAG GATTGTAATCCAAGATTATCAAGCTTTGGTCTCATGAAAAACAGCAGAGATGGAAAAAGTTATAGTActaatctagcatttacacctCCTGAGTATTTGAGAACTG GGAGAGTAACACCAGAAAGTGTAGTATATAGCTTTGGTACCCTTTTGGTTGATCTTCTTAGTGGAAAACATATCCCTCCAAGCCAT GCTTTAGACTTAATACGAGACAGAAATCTTCAAATGTTGACAGATTCTTGCCTAGAAGGGCGGTTTTCGGATGTTGATGGAACTGAATTGCTACGCTTAGCTGCCCGGTGTTTACAATATGAACTACGAGAAAGACCGAGTTGGAAGTTATTAGTAGCTGCCCTATCTCCTCTTCAGAAAGAGACTGAA GTTCCTTCGCATTCGTTAATGGGTATTCGAAACAGTACTTCACTCTCGTTGACTCCGCTCGGGGAGGCGTGCTCAAGAAAGGACCTGACGGCCATACATGAAATTCTGGAGAGCATTGGTTATAAAGACGACGAAGGAGTTGCGAATGAG CTCTCCTTCCAAATGTGGACAGAAGAAATGAAGGAAAGTCTAacttttaagaaaaagggtgATTTTGCTTTCAAGCAGAAAGATTACAGAGATGCTATTGATTGTTATACACAG TTCATTGATGCCGGAACCATGGTTTCTCCGACGCTATTTGCGCGGCGGAGCCTATCATTTCTCATGGCGGACATGGCGCAAGAAGCTCTAAGTGATGCAATGCAAGTTCAAGTAATTTCTCCGGTATGGTATGTTGCATCTTATCTCCAGGCTGTTGCTCTTACTGGATTAGGAATGGAAAATGAAGCACAAGTTGCACTCAAAGAGGGCACAAATCTTGAAGCTCAAAAGAATGAAACCTGTGACCAGAAATGA
- the LOC136216896 gene encoding uncharacterized protein, translating into MEDSKPVHDIPLQNPNLNPNPPPKPSPTLSQQSPPLPASMPLPHTSAPVSMPPPPATAPVSMPPPPPPPPAPAGVSLPPRSKKRPLESNAQIQDCSYFKIRAVLKDMRPHLLEVIRAVDFRNCKGADELRDRMKLLMQLYQQMTAEGVTVTKCSSGNGAAQKPEQLPADNKEAIDLEEKSCYIGGSAFGWNFITFASTKAVYYGRTKESYRASRAAL; encoded by the exons ATGGAAGATTCAAAACCAGTACACGACATTCCACTCCAAAACCCCAATTTAAATCCAAATCCTCCCCCAAAACCCTCACCTACTCTTTCACAACAATCGCCGCCATTGCCCGCATCAATGCCGCTGCCACACACATCGGCGCCTGTATCTATGCCGCCTCCACCCGCAACTGCGCCTGTATCTATGCCACCACCACCGCCGCCGCCGCCTGCACCAGCAGGTGTCTCTCTCCCTCCCAGGAGCAAGAAACGGCCTCTTGAGAGTAATGCCCAAATCCAAGACTGCAGTTACTTCAAAATTCGTGCTGTTCTCAAGGATATGCGACCCCATTTGCTCGAG GTGATTCGAGCTGTGGACTTTCGGAATTGCAAGGGAGCTGATGAACTTCGAGATA GGATGAAGCTACTTATGCAACTATACCAACAGATGACTGCTGAAGGGGTTACCGTAACAAAGTGTTCAAGTGGAAATGGGGCTGCGCAAAAGCCCGAGCAGCTTCCTGCAGACAATAAAGAAGCTATAGATCTCGAGGAGAAATCATGCTATATCGGGGGATCTGCTTTTGGCTGGAATTTTATCACCTTTGCAAGCACTAAAGCAGTCTACTATGGGAGAACAAAGGAATCGTATCGAGCTTCTCGAGCGGCTTTGTAG